A window of Ananas comosus cultivar F153 linkage group 4, ASM154086v1, whole genome shotgun sequence contains these coding sequences:
- the LOC109709122 gene encoding pathogenesis-related genes transcriptional activator PTI6-like, translating into MNRSEIARRSCSSAAKLSDRAVAPRKPVSGSGCGSGRRIVRIYVTDADATDSSSSDDDDSGAAIPFILGCRRRRRRVKRYVHEATIAIASSASAAPRRRATPRKRPLSFTTAPPLGSRAPTPSPTSPPRKRLWLGTFDTAEEAAAVYDRAAVRIKGPDAVTNFPSPAPLKLTAPSTCSLERLDPSPPPPLPASSSSSSPRPFASPTSVLRYGDGDGDPFDLLSYGYGEVDAFGFSLDPSPLCLTEPRFSPLARRPCWAEDVVAELGEFDADDFSLEVVLS; encoded by the exons ATGAATCGAAGCGAGATCGCGCGGCGGAGCTGCAGCTCAGCGGCGAAGCTCTCCGACCGCGCGGTGGCGCCGAGGAAACCCGTTTCCGGCTCCGGATGCGGTTCCGGGCGCAGGATCGTGCGGATCTACGTCACCGACGCGGACGCCACGGACTCCTCCTcgagcgacgacgacgactccgGCGCGGCGATCCCCTTCAtcctcggctgccgccgccgccgccgccgcgtaaAGAGGTACGTCCACGAAGCCACGATCGCGATCGCCTCCTCCGCTTCCGCCGCTCCCCGCCGCCGCGCGACGCCGCGGAAGCGGCCGTTATCGTTTACGACCGCGCCGCCGTTAGGATCAAGGGCCCCGACGCCGTCACCAACTTCCCCTCCCCG TAAGCGCCTCTGGCTCGGGACCTTCGACACCGCCGAGGAGGCCGCCGCCGTTTACGACCGCGCCGCCGTTAGGATCAAGGGCCCCGACGCCGTCACCAACTTCCCCTCCCCGGCGCCGCTCAAACTAACGGCGCCGTCGACGTGCTCCCTCGAACGGTTGGACCCCTCCCCGCCGCCACCCCTCCCCgcctcgtcctcttcctcctccccccGCCCCTTCGCCTCCCCCACCTCCGTTCTCCGttacggcgacggcgacggcgacccGTTCGATCTCCTCAGCTACGGTTACGGCGAGGTCGACGCCTTCGGGTTCAGCTTGGACCCCTCGCCGTTATGTCTAACGGAGCCCCGCTTCTCGCCGTTAGCGAGGCGGCCGTGCTGGGCGGAGGACGTGGTGGCCGAGCTGGGCGAGTTCGACGCCGACGACTTTTCTCTCGAAGTCGTTTTGTCGTGA